In Helianthus annuus cultivar XRQ/B chromosome 9, HanXRQr2.0-SUNRISE, whole genome shotgun sequence, the following are encoded in one genomic region:
- the LOC110876717 gene encoding uncharacterized protein LOC110876717, producing the protein MAPYEMLYGRRCRTPVCWGEVGQRELAPNDVVAITNEKIDVIRARLKAAQDRQKSYADKRSRPIEFQVGDRVFLKVSPWKGIIRFRKRGKLGPRYIGPFEILARVGKVAYRLELPPSLEGIHNTFHVSQLRKCLTDETAHVPLGDIEIDKKMNYIERPVAIRDSKIKTLRNKEVKQVLVQWQHRKGSDLTWE; encoded by the coding sequence ATGGCGCCGTATGAAATGTTGTATGGAAGAAGGTGTAGAACCCCGGTTTGCTGGGGAGAAGTAGGGCAAAGGGAACTCGCACCGAATGATGTAGTGGCGATAACCAATGAAAAGATCGACGTCATACGGGCTCGATTAAAAGCAGCGCAAGACCGACAAAAGTCCTATGCGGATAAAAGAAGTCGCCCTATTGAGTTCCAAGTGGGGGACCGAGTATTCTTGAAGGTGTCTCCGTGGAAAGGCATAATTCGATTTCGCAAGCGAGGAAAGTTGGGTCCCCGATAtatcggaccgttcgagattCTAGCTCGAGTTGGAAAGGTAGCCTACCGATTAGAACTGCCCCCATCATTAGAAGGAATCCACAACACTTTTCATGTGTCACAATTGCGGAAATGTTTAACGGATGAAACGGCTCACGTACCTCTTGGAGACATCGAAATAGACAAGAAGATGAATTACATAGAAAGACCGGTAGCCATAAGGGATTCCAAGATAAAGACTCTTCGCAACAAAGAAGTTAAGCAAGTATTGGTTCAATGGCAACACCGAAAGGGGTCGGATCTCACTTGGGAATAG